Proteins encoded in a region of the Mycobacteriales bacterium genome:
- a CDS encoding DUF3027 domain-containing protein, whose protein sequence is MISAETDRPPADGLDRACAAAVELARAAAVEVAGTAVGEHLGTEPEVVPVDGGRVVTHSFASTDPAYSGWRWAVTVARAEDAEQVTVDEVVLLPGSGALLAPAWVPWSERVQPGDLSPGDLLPPSKDDPRLVPSYADVDAEPLPFDLHRELGLGRPRVLSLEGRADAAERWYDGPAGPDAPIAKAAPGRCADCGFFAPLAGGLGRFFGVCANALAPDDGRVVALTHGCGAHSETVVGTVESSYAGMAVVDDEFEVVETADVPEDATVPGTAESPLDEIVLDLESS, encoded by the coding sequence GTGATCAGTGCCGAGACCGACCGGCCGCCGGCGGACGGACTCGACCGCGCCTGCGCCGCGGCCGTTGAGCTGGCCCGGGCCGCCGCCGTGGAGGTCGCCGGGACCGCCGTCGGGGAGCACCTGGGCACGGAGCCCGAGGTCGTCCCGGTCGACGGCGGACGTGTCGTCACGCACTCCTTCGCCAGCACCGATCCCGCCTACAGCGGCTGGCGCTGGGCGGTCACCGTCGCCCGCGCCGAGGACGCGGAGCAGGTCACCGTGGACGAGGTGGTGCTGCTGCCGGGCAGCGGCGCGCTGCTGGCCCCCGCCTGGGTGCCGTGGAGCGAGCGCGTCCAGCCCGGCGACCTCTCGCCCGGGGACCTGCTGCCTCCGAGCAAGGACGACCCGCGGCTCGTCCCGTCGTACGCCGATGTCGACGCCGAGCCGCTGCCGTTCGACCTGCACCGCGAGCTGGGCCTCGGCCGGCCGCGGGTGCTGTCGCTCGAGGGTCGCGCCGACGCCGCCGAGCGCTGGTACGACGGGCCGGCCGGTCCCGACGCCCCGATCGCCAAGGCCGCTCCGGGCCGCTGCGCCGACTGCGGCTTCTTCGCCCCGTTGGCCGGCGGGCTCGGGCGCTTCTTCGGCGTCTGCGCCAACGCTCTGGCCCCTGACGACGGTCGCGTCGTGGCGCTGACGCACGGCTGTGGCGCGCACAGCGAGACCGTCGTCGGCACCGTGGAGTCCAGTTACGCCGGGATGGCCGTCGTGGATGACGAGTTCGAGGTCGTCGAGACCGCCGACGTGCCCGAGGACGCCACCGTGCCGGGCACCGCGGAGTCGCCGCTCGACGAGATCGTCCTGGACCTCGAGAGCTCCTGA
- a CDS encoding cold shock domain-containing protein — MPTGKVKFYDKDKGFGFVSRDDGGDVFVPKSALPPGTDGLEAGVRVEFGVAAGKRGEQALALAILDAPPTLAAARRAPEELQGMVEDLIKLLEARVQPSLRRGKHPDRDAGARVAQILRAVADELEG, encoded by the coding sequence GTGCCCACCGGCAAGGTCAAGTTCTACGACAAGGACAAGGGCTTCGGCTTCGTGTCCCGTGACGACGGCGGCGACGTGTTCGTCCCGAAGTCGGCGCTGCCGCCCGGGACCGACGGGCTCGAGGCCGGCGTCCGGGTGGAGTTCGGTGTCGCCGCCGGCAAGCGCGGGGAGCAGGCGCTGGCGCTGGCGATCCTGGACGCCCCGCCCACGCTGGCGGCGGCCCGCCGTGCACCGGAGGAGCTGCAGGGGATGGTCGAGGACCTGATCAAGCTGCTCGAGGCGCGGGTCCAGCCGTCGCTGCGCCGGGGCAAGCACCCGGATCGCGACGCCGGCGCCCGGGTCGCCCAGATCCTGCGGGCGGTCGCGGACGAGCTCGAGGGCTGA
- a CDS encoding alpha/beta hydrolase produces the protein MRRARPRCALVVGLLTCAFVVVGILPAGTAGTAGTGSPAPAPSRTPGLAPPLEQPFLVAEGVVRRTLAYGSAGLQQTVDVFTPEQGPLPPRPTVLLVHGGGWQIGDSTEWEREAVELVRERGWTAVSLNYRLAPAAAWPAQLHDARAALSLLRGRATELGIDVDRIGAIGDSAGGQLAALLGQAGSGREPLRSVVTWSGVNDLAGLTQQPSSGGCAAATGCTYRALSAKVVGDLMGCDPTGCPDAYRSGSPAAAITPGHAATLALGSENEQIDPRQAWVMDAALSRNGVPSRVQILPGTLHARGYQMVAWPASLRFLAATLTPELASAYPSPAVQVTLDLPTRGQARAGQPVRLKGVVRPRQPGSSISLQVRRPDGSWRTARLAPLRGGAYDTYFDLSWTPTARGTTVWRAVWRGSGTVAATSPRAVVVR, from the coding sequence GTGCGACGAGCCCGTCCTCGGTGCGCCCTGGTCGTCGGGCTGCTCACCTGCGCCTTCGTCGTCGTCGGGATCCTGCCGGCCGGCACCGCCGGGACGGCCGGCACCGGGTCACCGGCGCCCGCCCCCTCTCGTACGCCCGGCCTCGCGCCACCGCTCGAACAACCGTTCCTCGTCGCCGAGGGCGTCGTACGACGGACGCTGGCGTACGGCTCGGCCGGCCTGCAGCAGACGGTCGACGTGTTCACGCCCGAACAGGGGCCGCTGCCACCCCGGCCGACGGTCCTGCTGGTGCACGGCGGGGGCTGGCAGATCGGCGACAGCACCGAGTGGGAGCGCGAGGCCGTCGAGCTGGTGCGCGAGCGGGGCTGGACCGCTGTCTCGCTGAACTACCGGCTGGCGCCCGCCGCGGCCTGGCCGGCGCAGCTCCACGACGCGAGGGCTGCCCTGTCGCTGCTCCGCGGCCGTGCCACCGAGCTGGGCATCGACGTCGACCGGATCGGGGCCATCGGCGACTCGGCCGGAGGGCAGCTGGCCGCCCTGCTCGGGCAGGCCGGCTCCGGGCGGGAGCCGCTGCGGTCGGTCGTCACCTGGTCCGGCGTGAACGACCTGGCCGGGCTGACCCAGCAGCCGAGCTCCGGCGGGTGCGCGGCCGCGACGGGCTGCACCTACCGCGCCCTGTCGGCCAAGGTGGTCGGCGATCTGATGGGCTGCGACCCGACCGGCTGCCCCGACGCCTACCGCAGCGGCTCGCCTGCCGCGGCGATCACGCCCGGGCACGCGGCGACGCTCGCGCTGGGCAGCGAGAACGAGCAGATCGACCCGCGGCAGGCGTGGGTCATGGACGCTGCCCTCAGCCGCAACGGGGTGCCCAGCCGGGTGCAGATACTGCCGGGCACCCTGCACGCCCGCGGCTACCAGATGGTCGCTTGGCCCGCCAGCCTGCGCTTCCTGGCGGCGACGCTGACCCCCGAGCTCGCCTCCGCCTATCCCTCCCCGGCCGTGCAGGTCACGCTCGACCTGCCGACCCGCGGCCAGGCCCGCGCCGGGCAGCCGGTGCGGCTGAAGGGGGTCGTGCGACCCCGGCAGCCCGGCAGCAGCATCAGCCTGCAGGTCCGCCGCCCGGACGGGTCCTGGCGGACCGCGCGGCTGGCCCCGCTGCGCGGCGGCGCGTACGACACGTACTTCGACCTGTCCTGGACCCCCACGGCCCGCGGCACGACGGTCTGGCGGGCGGTGTGGCGCGGGAGCGGCACGGTGGCCGCGACCTCGCCGCGTGCGGTCGTGGTGCGGTGA
- a CDS encoding ATP-dependent sacrificial sulfur transferase LarE, which yields MRPTDSARPDSADPQLDARLGALEATLRPLDGLLVAFSGGADSAFLLAAAVRVLGVDRVVAATAVSPSLAAAELPAARTFAASLGVRHVTPGTDELAREGYAANGADRCFHCKATLLDTLRPLAAHLGLAAVATGTNADDAVAGFRPGLRAAAERGAVTPLLDAGLTKAQVRAASRRWGLVTADKPALACLASRIAYGLQVTPAGLARVDRAERALRDHLGTVVDLRVRDLGGGAARVELDGAALARCDETALAVVRVAGFQSVTAREFRSGSMNDVLTGGPAAGAGAP from the coding sequence GTGCGACCGACCGACTCCGCCCGACCGGACTCCGCCGACCCACAGCTGGACGCGCGGCTCGGTGCCCTCGAGGCGACCCTGCGACCGCTGGACGGGCTGCTCGTCGCGTTCTCGGGCGGCGCCGACTCGGCCTTCCTGCTGGCCGCCGCGGTCCGGGTGCTCGGTGTCGACCGGGTGGTCGCCGCGACCGCCGTCAGCCCCTCACTGGCCGCCGCCGAGCTGCCGGCGGCTCGCACGTTCGCGGCCTCGCTGGGGGTGCGGCACGTGACACCGGGCACCGACGAGCTCGCGCGGGAGGGCTATGCCGCCAACGGTGCCGACCGCTGCTTCCACTGCAAGGCCACGTTGCTCGACACGCTGCGGCCCCTGGCGGCGCACCTCGGGCTGGCCGCCGTGGCGACCGGCACCAACGCCGACGACGCGGTGGCCGGCTTCCGGCCCGGCCTTCGGGCGGCCGCCGAGCGCGGCGCGGTGACCCCCCTGCTCGACGCCGGGCTGACCAAGGCGCAGGTCCGCGCGGCCTCGCGCCGGTGGGGCCTGGTCACCGCGGACAAGCCGGCGCTGGCCTGCCTGGCGAGCCGGATCGCGTACGGGCTGCAGGTGACGCCCGCAGGCCTGGCGCGGGTGGACCGGGCGGAGCGGGCACTGCGGGACCACCTCGGAACCGTCGTCGACCTGCGTGTGCGCGACCTCGGTGGCGGGGCGGCGCGGGTCGAGCTGGACGGCGCCGCGTTGGCCCGGTGCGACGAGACCGCGCTGGCGGTCGTGCGCGTCGCGGGCTTCCAGTCCGTGACCGCCCGGGAGTTCCGCTCCGGATCGATGAACGACGTCCTAACGGGCGGACCGGCGGCGGGCGCGGGCGCCCCGTAG